Proteins from a genomic interval of Salvelinus alpinus chromosome 7, SLU_Salpinus.1, whole genome shotgun sequence:
- the LOC139580908 gene encoding cholesterol 25-hydroxylase-like protein, with amino-acid sequence MLLQSLWDFILGYNAWLRSPFFPVLFSLSVYLTFCLPFVVLDLLSPRLAWIRTFKIQQNSHVSWTMMWSCLAHSLYNHVVFLFPLTVLHWFWRPASFMPEAPGTLRLIWDVVACLLLFDFQYFIWHLLHHKVPWLYRTFHKVHHKHTSTFALTTEYSGAWETLSLGFFAGVNPLLLGCHPLTEMLFYVLNIWLSVEDHSGYDLPWSTHRLVPFGLYGGAPHHDLHHLKFKSNYAPYFTHWDRVLGTLHKHSD; translated from the coding sequence ATGCTTCTACAGAGCCTATGGGACTTCATACTGGGATATAATGCGTGGCTCAGATCACCTTTCTTCCCTGTGCTTTTCTCCCTCAGTGTCTACCTCaccttctgcctgcccttcgTGGTGCTGGACCTCCTCTCCCCCAGGCTGGCCTGGATCAGGACCTTTAAGATCCAGCAGAATAGCCATGTCTCCTGGACCATGATGTGGAGCTGCCTGGCTCACTCCCTCTACAACCATGTAGTGTTCCTCTTCCCTCTCACTGTGCTGCACTGGTTCTGGAGACCAGCCAGCTTCATGCCCGAGGCCCCCGGAACACTGCGTCTCATCTGGGACGTGGTCGCCTGCCTCCTGCTGTTCGACTTTCAATATTTCATCTGGCATCTGCTGCACCATAAGGTGCCCTGGCTGTACCGGACATTCCACAAGGTGCATCACAAGCACACATCCACCTTCGCCCTGACCACTGAGTACTCTGGGGCCTGGGAAACCCTGTCACTGGGATTCTTCGCTGGGGTCAACCCTCTGCTGCTGGGCTGCCACCCCCTGACAGAGATGCTCTTCTATGTTCTGAATATCTGGCTTTCTGTGGAGGACCACTCTGGCTATGACCTGCCCTGGTCCACGCATAGACTGGTGCCCTTTGGGCTCTACGGTGGAGCTCCACACCACGACCTGCACCATCTGAAGTTCAAGTCCAACTATGCTCCGTACTTCACACACTGGGACAGGGTTTTGGGGACATTGCACAAGCATTCAGACTGA